CAGCACATCCGCTCTGGTGTGCTTGCGCGAGCCATGGCGCAAATCCTGTTGGCTCCCGATTCCGAATCATAGCGTAAAACGATTCCAGCAGCGTTATCGCGCTATCGAGCTGGGGATGGCGCGTGCGGAGGTCTTCGGTGAGCGGCCGCAGCCATGCTGCCTGTTTCGTGGGCTGGCGCACCAATTCCCACACCAACTGGGTGAGACTGCCACACGGCCATGCCTGTCCCACATGTCCTCGCCGCGCCGCGCCATCACGACTCCATGCGGGTAGGCCACTGGCTTTCCGAAGCTGGGTGACATAGCGTCGCACCGTGTGTGCAGTTCCCTGATACCCCTGCGCTTGAATCTCCAAACAGAGCTGTGCAGCATTCAGGCATCCCGCATTCCATCGTTCAATCAGGTACGGCTTGAAGCGATCAAGCACACTGCGACGATGCGCGTGATGCTGGGGTGGTGGCCCATCGTGCATGGCGTGATAGCGTGCCACGGTTTGCCGCGTGAGTCCAAGCTCGTGGGCAATGGCTCGATGCGTCCAGCCACGTGCGACCAATTCCTGAATCTGTTCGAACTGCCGTTGGCGACGAGCGTGGATGGCATCGCTCCGATGCCGAACCTGCGCCGGAATGGGTTGGGGCGGTAATGGGTCATCAACTATGAGGTTTCGTTGTGCGTCCGGATGGGGTGCGGCGGTCGGGGTCGTTGGCTGACTCAACACGGCCTCGACCAGCGTGCGATGGGCCACCAACGTTTGAAGCAGCGCTTCTCGTACATTAACCTGTATTGCGTGAGGTGCCCCTGCCGCAGCTCCCTCAGCAAAGGCACTGCTGCGATCACGGCTAATGACGGCAACACTGGGATGGGCGTGGAGCCAGGTGGTCAAGGTACTCGCTTGGCGATCGGGCAACACGGCCAATGGACGATGCGTATCCAGATCCACGATGATGGTTCCATACCGCTGGCCTTTTCGCCATGCCCAGTCATCGACCCCAATATGCATGGGCTTCCCGATCGCGGGGAGGGGCATCTGCCACACGATACGTAACAGACGATCACGGCCTGCGGCAAAGCGGAGGAGCGTCGTGAGCTGTGCACCACCGACACCGCCAGTAGCAAGACCTACGTGTCGTTGCGCGTGGGTACAGCGCAGCATAACGCGTGCCGAGGGCTGGAGGATCGTTGGGATGCGTTCGGTAAAAATCCGTCGATCGCAGGTCGGCAGGTCACAGAAAAATTCCCGAACCCGGAGCGACAATTTAATGGTGTAGGCCGCCCACGGAAGGTCGGTGATGGTACGGACATACCGACTATGGATGCGAACAGCGGGCGTGGAACAGACCGGGCATGGCAGCGTGCGTGGCGTGGTGTGTGCGCGAAGGGTGATCTGCTGGTGGGTCGCATCCACCGTCCAGTCATCGACCTGCATGACAGTCGCATCAGGAAGCAGCAACGGTGCAAGATCCATAGAACCTCCATCGAAGGTGTGTCCTATGAATCATACCAACATATGCATGATCACCAAAAGACCGCATGAGCCCATGTTGCATTGGCCAAGTCCAGGGAGAGGACTGATTTGTCGATGCGAGAGTATCCCAAGGGCTAACTTACGACCCAAGTCGGCCCTTGATAAAGGAATAATCATAGCTAACTAGGGTAATGTAATTTTGCGAATTGGGCCTGGTTCCGCGTGGCGAGGCCCCGTCATGATCCAATCCACAAAGTAATAGCTGCGGCTATCCGCACTCCATCCATGACGACACCCATCGGTATAGATCGTCGATGCCAGATCGATGATGATGGTTCCGCGCTCTCCGGTCACCGGATCACGTTCCCAAATCTGTGCGCCATTGGCAACGTACCGCCCATCGGGCGAAGGATACCATTGCGGGACTTCCCCATTATAAGTACTGGGAGGGAGTGGATGCTGCACGGTTGTGGTATCCGTCACGATGCCATTGGGGATGTCATACAACCACCGCTGATCAACCCAAAGCACATCATCGGGATACCAGCGCAATTCAGGCTGTTCTGTCGCATCGCGATCAAGCGGAAGGGTGATCGCCCGTGTCGTGGTGAGATCGAAGACTTGGGCCTGATAGCGCCCTTGATATCGTGAACATGCTGGTCGGACTACTGCTCATTGCTC
This portion of the Herpetosiphon gulosus genome encodes:
- a CDS encoding ISL3 family transposase, translated to MDLAPLLLPDATVMQVDDWTVDATHQQITLRAHTTPRTLPCPVCSTPAVRIHSRYVRTITDLPWAAYTIKLSLRVREFFCDLPTCDRRIFTERIPTILQPSARVMLRCTHAQRHVGLATGGVGGAQLTTLLRFAAGRDRLLRIVWQMPLPAIGKPMHIGVDDWAWRKGQRYGTIIVDLDTHRPLAVLPDRQASTLTTWLHAHPSVAVISRDRSSAFAEGAAAGAPHAIQVNVREALLQTLVAHRTLVEAVLSQPTTPTAAPHPDAQRNLIVDDPLPPQPIPAQVRHRSDAIHARRQRQFEQIQELVARGWTHRAIAHELGLTRQTVARYHAMHDGPPPQHHAHRRSVLDRFKPYLIERWNAGCLNAAQLCLEIQAQGYQGTAHTVRRYVTQLRKASGLPAWSRDGAARRGHVGQAWPCGSLTQLVWELVRQPTKQAAWLRPLTEDLRTRHPQLDSAITLLESFYAMIRNREPTGFAPWLAQAHQSGCAAFVRLARSFEADAAAIEAALTMRWSQGPVEGTIHRLKLVKRQMYGRANLDLLVRRVLLTGRSPQKLLPYSV